One stretch of Nicotiana tabacum cultivar K326 chromosome 18, ASM71507v2, whole genome shotgun sequence DNA includes these proteins:
- the LOC142172998 gene encoding DNA repair protein RAD51 homolog 4-like: MNNIVCLSVFDIFTLFEVLHQLKNNLISQVDQHIRMIIIDSISTLITPILGGGGAQGHALMVSVGFLLKLLAHEHDICILVLPSQHLERVRGAFRMLDFYYPETELGTSAACQYLDTHTWLQEIELSSRYNDHAL; the protein is encoded by the exons ATGAACAACATAGTATGCTTGTCAGTGTTTGACATTTTTACACTGTTTGAAGTGCTTCATCAGCTAAAGAACAATCTCATATCTCAG GTAGATCAGCATATACGGATGATTATCATTGACTCAATATCAACACTCATTACACCAATTCTTGGAGGAGGTGGTGCACAAG GACATGCTTTAATGGTTTCAGTGGGATTTTTACTAAAACTATTAGCACATGAACATGATATCTGCATTTTG GTACTTCCAAGCCAGCACTTGGAGAGAGTTAGAGGGGCATTCCGCATGTTAGACTTCTATTATCCAGAGACCGAGCTCGGAACATCAGCAGCATGCCAGTACTTAGACACCCACACATG GCTACAGGAGATAGAATTGAGTTCGAGGTACAATGATCATGCTTTATAA
- the LOC142172997 gene encoding uncharacterized protein LOC142172997 has product MVEFLAIAQSSIVLPHFRVQAWSQRQHFFAHSQPLRSLRSSLHPLNTPCTVYPNLSTRSKPSYWGVKASVVSDSTMPTTFTVDSAGPGIDILPETGGGGGDDSGSANGGGGGGGDNGGNNNNNNDGGNEGESDEGKDHSNKKKMALSMSQKLTLGYAFLVGAGGFMGYLKSGSTKSLIAGGVSASLLYSVYAMLPTQPVLASSMGFVLSAALLGVMGSRFLKSKKVFPAGVVSFVSLVMTGGYLHGILRTAH; this is encoded by the coding sequence ATGGTAGAATTTTTGGCCATTGCTCAATCCTCCATAGTGCTGCCTCACTTTCGCGTCCAAGCTTGGAGTCAAAGGCAGCATTTCTTTGCTCATAGTCAGCCATTGAGGTCACTTCGTTCATCTCTACATCCATTGAATACCCCTTGCACGGTGTACCCAAACTTGTCCACTCGATCAAAGCCTTCCTACTGGGGAGTCAAAGCCAGTGTTGTCTCTGATTCTACAATGCCAACCACCTTCACTGTTGATTCAGCAGGGCCAGGAATTGATATTCTGCCAGAGACAGGTGGTGGTGGTGGAGATGATTCTGGGAGTGCAAATggcggtggtggtggtgggggaGATAATGGtggcaataataataataataatgatggtGGCAACGAGGGGGAGTCAGATGAAGGCAAGGATCATAGCAATAAAAAGAAAATGGCCCTTTCTATGTCCCAAAAATTGACATTGGGCTATGCTTTCTTGGTTGGAGCTGGTGGTTTTATGGGTTATCTGAAAAGTGGCAGCACGAAGTCCCTAATTGCAGGTGGAGTTTCTGCCTCCCTTTTGTACTCTGTTTATGCTATGCTTCCAACACAACCTGTTTTGGCATCATCAATGGGTTTCGTCCTCTCGGCTGCACTTCTGGGAGTAATGGGATCTCGGTTTCTGAAGTCAAAGAAGGTTTTTCCAGCTGGTGTTGTCTCCTTTGTGTCTCTTGTTATGACTGGTGGTTATCTGCATGGAATATTGCGCACTGCACATTAG
- the LOC107780504 gene encoding uncharacterized protein LOC107780504: MGEFLAIAQSSIVLPHFRVQAWSQRQHFFAHSQPLRSLRSSLHPLNTPCTVYPNLSTRSKPSYWGVKASVVSDSTMPTTFTVDSAGPGIDILPETGGGGGDDSGSANGGGGGGGDNGGNNNNNNDGGNEGESDEGKDHSNKKKMALSMSQKLTLGYAFLVGAGGFMGYLKSGSTKSLIAGGVSASLLYSVYAMLPTQPVLASSMGFVLSAALLGVMGSRFLKSKKVFPAGVVSFVSLVMTGGYLHGILRTAH; this comes from the coding sequence ATGGGAGAATTTTTGGCCATTGCTCAATCCTCCATAGTGCTGCCTCACTTTCGCGTCCAAGCTTGGAGTCAAAGGCAGCATTTCTTTGCTCATAGTCAGCCATTGAGGTCACTTCGTTCATCTCTACATCCATTGAATACCCCTTGCACGGTGTACCCAAACTTGTCCACTCGATCAAAGCCTTCCTACTGGGGAGTCAAAGCCAGTGTTGTCTCTGATTCTACAATGCCAACCACCTTCACTGTTGATTCAGCAGGGCCAGGAATTGATATTCTGCCAGAGACAGGTGGTGGTGGTGGAGATGATTCTGGGAGTGCAAATggcggtggtggtggtgggggaGATAATGGtggcaataataataataataatgatggtGGCAACGAGGGGGAGTCAGATGAAGGCAAGGATCATAGCAATAAAAAGAAAATGGCCCTTTCTATGTCCCAAAAATTGACATTGGGCTATGCTTTCTTGGTTGGAGCTGGTGGTTTTATGGGTTATCTGAAAAGTGGCAGCACGAAGTCCCTAATTGCAGGTGGAGTTTCTGCCTCCCTTTTGTACTCTGTTTATGCTATGCTTCCAACACAACCTGTTTTGGCATCATCAATGGGTTTCGTCCTCTCGGCTGCACTTCTGGGAGTAATGGGATCTCGGTTTCTGAAGTCAAAGAAGGTTTTTCCAGCTGGTGTTGTCTCCTTTGTGTCTCTTGTTATGACTGGTGGTTATCTGCATGGAATATTGCGCACTGCACATTAG